The Enterococcus rotai genome includes a window with the following:
- a CDS encoding LPXTG cell wall anchor domain-containing protein codes for MNDSWRKGSFKFMLFSSVVLIGSGSPIHALAATIEQKQAAQTTLEKDYKSILEEYTTAKKEYEDTKKEYDTALNDYNTSKSKADKTYETADQLKTTLDGLKETYKNQLTIFEEATTTYNAHKATYETNKSSYEAHIDTYNEAKAAYEVEQKRYQDTETTFLGMQTNYLNAQAEYEALNKDAEEKRTIYENLRVEYEAKRKIYEDAATAYRTIQTAYNEAKNKYNTQLSDYNSQKLSYEALLNNYTIKKTAYDTKATEFNVATETYNTLKTELETAKTSYIEVKTDYDKALEEYNVLLTEYNDAKTTYIADKATYEKRLSDLTVTISDYERKLTEYNKIKDEYNTTKQAYEEAKTTYETLSSQLKELATQYETERTTYETEKTAFDQKTKTYETAKTTYDQQKAAYDAKLTAYETDLATYNEKRAAAEAILKQYEEGTVEYSTALAAYNENNARYNEVDKEYQQVKEQAEQLTTKFKDVQTAYDTATADYQKIAASYQSIKQQYDTLEAQCEQANTDYQKLEKDYQTISTNYTQVISVYEETESAYQAAVTESAEVKRQYDLLKETYDAISVKFINGSDAFDIIEAHYNEASKTYDAANKKYELARAEYDRLLPEYQTLAEELTTLKSELASAKIAFTKLGETLETTTKQYTALERQYTKTKETYDIVTKQFAALDKEYLLAETAYTTAATAISKAKDTFELREKEYTDLAAYYIGLKTQYDETLKTYNATRIKLGEVKDEQTAHEKEFAAVSKEYTELETSFKKLHEQYKGVNTAYGTANDAWEAADKDYQLANGKLKTLTINYDKALTLYTNLKTKYDLAKESFTTAAKPYEDALAAYEKAVVAESEINAAITGMNNVLDDFPADKITQENLDNLPADLALWQTKYETAKLALTKVLNESWPVIMDYQDKNDSYNASSIKPEITQDLIYGPEDFQSKLVNFIAEAEHVMEDNINSAKVYQQYYQSYKTYSDAFDLYTKGWSVGNAGDPDEELDSWIEIINTAGTLDFTPIGYPTERLQSLNTSEEWDKFVSTYESIAGGAIEKLTNYSDYLISVSDKWTVANSTMAAAIEEFNLATGNNVKPPVNLDRIPTSITTSLNVATGAYQTSLDAFYADPYIEDVGLSLYDWIKMGGGSSIITWRMSTQSALGKVNLPPIDLKTIQTELDSLILKKINAPEIPTVPDMPEIPTKPVGINTPKKVENVTEPTNPALVPAAASTKIIENITGINLPTLTDKHASTPPSSLVELGTSEDVTDVELDSEEAEESIQPDAPVELEDLEDVTDVDPLEKPEELEEAPIVEAPVIPEVIAPETVDPVTPPVEQPIELTAPTEPNALEAPIAANLAEAPVALTDPKKKEESTGNTVATSTKRNTVSDPSTKLLPNTRSERRLPNTGTESSLMEQGMGAFMAGAAGSLLFWKRRKGKHSK; via the coding sequence ATGAATGACTCATGGAGAAAAGGTTCGTTTAAATTTATGTTGTTTTCCAGTGTGGTTCTCATAGGTTCTGGTAGTCCTATACACGCACTGGCTGCAACAATAGAGCAAAAGCAAGCTGCTCAAACAACGTTGGAAAAAGATTATAAGAGTATATTAGAAGAATACACCACAGCGAAAAAGGAATACGAAGATACAAAAAAAGAGTATGATACTGCCTTAAATGACTACAATACCTCTAAAAGCAAAGCTGATAAAACTTATGAAACAGCTGATCAACTTAAAACGACTTTAGATGGATTAAAAGAAACGTACAAAAATCAGTTAACGATTTTCGAAGAAGCGACAACGACTTATAACGCACATAAAGCTACATATGAAACAAATAAGTCTAGCTACGAAGCACATATTGATACTTACAACGAAGCAAAAGCTGCCTATGAAGTAGAACAAAAACGTTATCAAGACACGGAAACAACTTTTCTCGGTATGCAAACAAACTATTTAAATGCCCAAGCTGAATACGAGGCATTGAACAAAGATGCTGAAGAAAAAAGAACAATCTACGAAAATTTAAGAGTGGAATACGAAGCAAAACGAAAAATTTACGAGGATGCTGCAACAGCATATAGAACCATTCAAACAGCGTACAATGAGGCAAAAAATAAGTACAACACGCAACTATCAGACTATAATTCACAAAAACTTTCTTATGAAGCGCTACTTAACAACTACACTATTAAAAAAACAGCGTATGATACTAAAGCGACAGAATTCAACGTAGCGACAGAGACATACAACACCTTAAAAACAGAACTTGAAACAGCAAAAACCAGCTATATCGAAGTAAAAACTGACTATGATAAAGCACTTGAGGAATATAACGTACTGCTAACTGAATATAATGATGCAAAAACAACTTATATAGCGGATAAAGCAACTTATGAAAAACGTTTATCAGATTTAACGGTAACCATAAGTGATTATGAACGAAAACTTACTGAATATAATAAAATTAAAGATGAATATAACACAACAAAACAAGCGTACGAAGAAGCAAAAACAACTTACGAAACTTTATCTAGTCAACTTAAAGAATTAGCAACGCAATATGAAACAGAACGTACGACCTACGAAACCGAAAAGACAGCCTTTGATCAAAAAACAAAAACATATGAAACTGCGAAAACAACCTATGATCAACAAAAAGCTGCCTATGATGCTAAATTGACTGCTTATGAAACTGATTTAGCTACCTATAATGAAAAAAGAGCAGCCGCTGAAGCTATTCTAAAACAGTATGAAGAAGGCACAGTGGAATATTCAACAGCTTTAGCAGCCTATAATGAAAATAATGCTCGTTATAACGAAGTGGACAAAGAATATCAACAAGTAAAAGAACAAGCTGAACAACTCACGACAAAGTTCAAAGACGTTCAAACAGCTTATGACACTGCAACAGCTGATTATCAAAAAATTGCTGCTTCCTATCAGTCTATCAAGCAACAATATGATACTCTTGAAGCACAATGCGAGCAAGCAAATACTGATTACCAAAAATTGGAAAAAGACTACCAAACAATCAGCACGAACTATACACAAGTAATCAGTGTCTATGAAGAAACAGAATCTGCCTATCAAGCAGCAGTCACAGAGTCTGCTGAAGTAAAACGCCAATATGACCTGTTAAAAGAAACTTATGACGCCATATCTGTTAAATTTATAAACGGATCAGACGCTTTTGACATCATAGAAGCGCACTATAATGAGGCGAGCAAAACATATGATGCTGCTAATAAAAAATATGAACTAGCACGTGCTGAATATGACCGTCTTTTACCAGAATATCAAACACTAGCAGAGGAATTAACTACACTAAAATCAGAGTTGGCTTCAGCGAAAATAGCTTTTACCAAACTAGGAGAAACATTAGAAACAACTACAAAACAATACACCGCCTTAGAAAGGCAATATACTAAAACAAAAGAAACTTATGATATAGTAACAAAACAATTTGCTGCTTTAGATAAAGAGTACCTTTTAGCTGAAACAGCATATACCACAGCAGCAACTGCCATTTCTAAAGCGAAAGACACATTTGAACTTCGCGAGAAAGAATATACGGATTTAGCTGCATATTATATTGGTCTGAAAACGCAATATGATGAAACCCTGAAAACCTATAATGCAACGCGAATCAAATTGGGTGAAGTGAAAGATGAGCAAACAGCTCACGAAAAAGAATTCGCCGCTGTTTCAAAAGAGTACACAGAATTAGAAACTTCCTTTAAAAAGCTTCATGAACAGTATAAAGGCGTTAATACAGCCTACGGTACTGCAAATGATGCGTGGGAAGCTGCTGATAAGGACTACCAACTAGCTAACGGAAAATTAAAAACTCTTACTATCAATTACGATAAAGCTCTTACACTCTATACAAATCTCAAAACTAAATATGACCTTGCAAAAGAAAGTTTCACTACAGCTGCAAAACCATATGAGGATGCACTTGCTGCTTACGAGAAGGCAGTTGTTGCTGAAAGTGAGATCAATGCTGCTATTACTGGAATGAATAACGTTCTTGATGACTTTCCAGCTGATAAAATAACGCAAGAAAATCTTGATAATCTTCCTGCTGACTTAGCATTGTGGCAAACTAAATACGAAACAGCTAAATTAGCTTTAACTAAAGTACTAAATGAATCGTGGCCAGTTATTATGGACTATCAAGATAAAAATGATAGTTACAATGCTAGTTCTATTAAACCAGAAATTACCCAAGACCTTATTTATGGACCAGAAGATTTTCAGTCTAAATTAGTAAATTTCATTGCTGAGGCTGAACATGTGATGGAGGATAATATTAATAGTGCTAAAGTGTATCAGCAATACTATCAATCATACAAAACTTATTCTGATGCTTTCGATTTATACACTAAAGGATGGAGTGTAGGCAACGCTGGAGATCCTGACGAAGAATTGGATTCTTGGATCGAAATTATTAACACTGCTGGAACCTTAGATTTTACTCCTATAGGCTATCCAACAGAACGCTTACAATCATTAAATACATCGGAAGAATGGGATAAATTTGTCTCAACTTATGAGTCAATTGCAGGTGGAGCAATTGAGAAACTTACGAATTATTCTGATTATCTAATAAGCGTTTCTGATAAATGGACAGTAGCTAATTCAACCATGGCTGCTGCAATTGAAGAATTCAATTTAGCAACGGGCAACAATGTTAAACCACCCGTAAACTTAGATAGAATTCCAACTTCAATCACTACAAGTCTCAACGTTGCAACTGGAGCTTATCAAACAAGCTTAGATGCTTTTTATGCAGATCCTTATATTGAAGATGTTGGTCTTTCTCTCTATGACTGGATAAAAATGGGGGGTGGAAGTTCAATAATCACTTGGCGAATGAGTACACAATCCGCGCTTGGAAAGGTTAACCTTCCACCTATTGATCTAAAAACAATCCAAACTGAATTAGATTCGCTAATACTCAAAAAAATCAATGCTCCAGAAATTCCAACAGTACCAGATATGCCTGAAATCCCGACAAAGCCAGTAGGAATTAACACACCTAAAAAAGTCGAAAATGTAACAGAACCAACCAATCCAGCGCTTGTGCCTGCTGCGGCTTCAACAAAAATAATTGAAAATATCACAGGAATCAACTTACCTACTTTAACAGATAAACATGCATCTACTCCTCCTAGTTCACTTGTAGAACTAGGTACTTCAGAAGATGTAACTGATGTGGAATTAGATAGCGAAGAAGCTGAAGAAAGTATTCAACCTGATGCTCCTGTTGAACTAGAAGATTTGGAAGATGTTACAGATGTCGATCCTTTAGAGAAACCTGAAGAATTAGAAGAAGCTCCTATTGTTGAAGCGCCAGTTATTCCAGAAGTTATCGCACCAGAAACCGTTGACCCAGTAACACCGCCAGTAGAACAGCCAATCGAACTTACTGCACCAACGGAACCTAATGCACTAGAAGCTCCTATCGCAGCCAATCTAGCCGAGGCGCCAGTAGCTTTAACTGATCCTAAGAAGAAGGAAGAATCTACAGGAAACACTGTGGCAACAAGTACTAAACGCAACACAGTCTCTGATCCTTCAACTAAACTATTACCAAATACTCGTTCTGAAAGAAGACTACCGAATACAGGAACAGAATCTTCTCTAATGGAACAAGGAATGGGTGCCTTTATGGCAGGTGCCGCTGGATCTCTTCTTTTCTGGAAGAGAAGAAAAGGAAAACACAGTAAATAG